DNA sequence from the Schlegelella aquatica genome:
GTGCCACACCTTGTGCGAGAAGTGCGTGTCGGTGGTCACGATGTAGACCTCGGCACCCAGCTTCTGGAACTCGGCGTAGTGCTCGGCCGCGTCCTCGACTTCAGTCGGGCAGTTGAAGGTGAAGGCGGCCGGCATGAAGATGAGGACCGACCACTTGCCCTTCAGGGACTGCTCGGTGACCTCGACGAACTTGCCGTTGTGGAAGGCCTGCGCCTTGAAAGGCTGAACTTGGGTGTTGATGAGATGTGACATGGTCTCTGCTCTCTCTGAGGGGTGGTTGAGGTTGTGTCAGAGATCACATCCTAGGACACCTGCACCATGTTGTGCATTGATTGATTAAAGCCCCGAGATTGGCTGCGGCTATCGCGCGCGGCGCCTCTGAGCGGGCCGAGGACGCGCGCTGGCCCGGGGCGTCATGTGCCCGCCATGTCCCTGTGCGACACTGGGGTACATGCCAGTCCTCACATCCTCCTCTTCCCCGTCGTCCGCTCCTCCCCACGCCGCCCAGGCCCTGCCCGACGCTGCACCGGCCGCCCATCCCTTTGCGGCGCTGGGCGCTGCGGAGGGCGCCACCACTGGCGGCGTGCGGTGGCTGCTGCGGCTCGAAGGCGCGGCCGTGCTCGCGCTGGCCCTGTGGGCCTACCACCAGCAGGCCGCCGGCTGGGGCTTGTTCGCCGCGGCCTTCCTCGCGCCGGACCTGTCCTTCCTCGGCTACCTGGCCGGGCCCCGCGTCGGCGCCCGCCTGTACAACGCGGCCCATTCGTACCTCGGCCCGGCCGCCTGCCTCGCGCTGGGACTGCTGGCCGCCGTGCCATGGGCCGTGCCGGCCGCCCTGATCTGGGCCGCGCACATCGGCTTCGACCGCGCGCTCGGCTACGGGCTCAAGTACCCCAGCGGCTTTCGCCACACGCACCTCGGGCTGATCGGCCGGCCGCCGCGCTGAGGCCCGGCGC
Encoded proteins:
- a CDS encoding DUF4260 domain-containing protein, with the translated sequence MPVLTSSSSPSSAPPHAAQALPDAAPAAHPFAALGAAEGATTGGVRWLLRLEGAAVLALALWAYHQQAAGWGLFAAAFLAPDLSFLGYLAGPRVGARLYNAAHSYLGPAACLALGLLAAVPWAVPAALIWAAHIGFDRALGYGLKYPSGFRHTHLGLIGRPPR